A stretch of Oncorhynchus gorbuscha isolate QuinsamMale2020 ecotype Even-year linkage group LG24, OgorEven_v1.0, whole genome shotgun sequence DNA encodes these proteins:
- the LOC124012856 gene encoding uncharacterized protein LOC124012856 — MTAVVGRVWGWVRPVISYRPWGSKAGPDKTTRDKPVTEEQQTRGSWGFLGGLTTWVWGAGQKRQTSEQTTLIDEYWEASEEKIQSREVEELGAGKQEAEGKAEHGNSRWWNKILPPSHLFWPRTAEPGGLSQRKCVGAGWDSDKDGEYSDYGTPPPSPTPSSSSAFRFFALAWNGVIVPEHFEICFNLLRHLFDLLVVGFLWTVSPPTKLVLEVLGVQGGLKLWLHGMAMFSVSTVGMAGLLWLVQEYLLQFALLYGIVQALVISVSIQQSVILGEGDEEYEKEVEDVEVRDDEEVTEMYLTTKER; from the coding sequence ATGACAGCTGTAGTAGGAAGAGTTTGGGGGTGGGTGCGTCCAGTTATCTCCTACCGGCCCTGGGGCAGCAAAGCAGGACCTGACAAAACCACGAGGGACAAGCCAGTGACTGAAGAGCAGCAGACGAGAGGCAGCTGGGGCTTCTTGGGGGGGTTAACAACCTGGGTTTGGGGAGCCGGACAGAAAAGACAAACAAGTGAACAAACAACATTGATCGACGAGTACTGGGAAGCAAGTGAGGAGAAAATCCAGTCCAGGGAAGTTGAAGAGCTGGGTGCGGGAAAGCAGGAGGCTGAGGGGAAAGCAGAACATGGTAACTCCAGATGGTGGAATAAGATTCTGCCACCCTCACACTTATTCTGGCCGAGAACAGCTGAACCTGGTGGGCTAAGTCAGAGGAAATGTGTCGGTGCAGGATGGGACTCTGACAAAGATGGGGAGTATTCTGACTACGGAACCCCTCCACCTTCTCCCACACCTAGCTCCTCATCAGCCTTCCGGTTCTTTGCACTCGCCTGGAATGGGGTGATAGTTCCGGAACACTTTGAGATCTGTTTCAACCTCCTTCGTCACCTGTTTGACCTGTTGGTGGTGGGCTTCCTGTGGACTGTGTCCCCCCCTACCAAGTTGGTCCTGGAGGTTCTAGGGGTTCAAGGAGGACTGAAGTTGTGGCTCCATGGAATGGCCATGTTTTCTGTCTCCACTGTTGGAATGGCGGGACTGCTTTGGTTGGTCCAAGAGTATCTTCTACAGTTTGCTCTGTTGTATGGCATCGTGCAAGCACTGGTCATCTCTGTCAGCATCCAGCAGAGTGTGATCctaggagagggggatgaggagtaTGAAAAGGAGGTGGAGGACGTGGAAGTGAGAGACGATGAGGAAGTTACAGAGATGTACTTGACTACAAAGGAAAGATGA